A portion of the Sulfuricurvum kujiense DSM 16994 genome contains these proteins:
- a CDS encoding cytochrome-c peroxidase, whose amino-acid sequence MLSSLTYAIEPIAPIPQTLPYDPQKAALGQKLFYDPILSKDYSISCASCHKRAYGGTDGESVSVGIYQLQGNMNAPTVLNSTFNFKQFWNGRANNLREQALGPIHNPIEMGFSAAEAVSRLKKIPEYKESFQTITKRSLITSDDIADMIAEYEKTLITPNAKFDLFLKGKSTLSYEEQEGYNLFKTLGCATCHNGVNVGGNSFQKMGVIIPVKWDQKSSDRYALTKREIDKNVYKVPTLRNIALTAPYFHDGSAPTLKDAVKRMSYHNLGITLSDQESAYIISFLKTLTGKLPKTSLYR is encoded by the coding sequence TTGTTATCATCTTTGACCTATGCAATAGAACCGATTGCTCCGATCCCTCAAACACTTCCTTACGATCCTCAAAAAGCGGCCTTAGGTCAAAAACTGTTTTATGATCCGATCCTTTCCAAAGATTATTCTATCTCTTGCGCAAGCTGTCATAAGAGAGCGTATGGGGGAACAGACGGGGAAAGTGTCTCTGTCGGCATCTACCAATTGCAGGGAAACATGAATGCTCCCACCGTATTGAATTCAACCTTTAACTTTAAGCAATTTTGGAACGGCCGTGCCAACAATCTCCGTGAACAGGCACTCGGTCCTATCCATAATCCGATTGAAATGGGCTTTAGTGCAGCTGAAGCCGTATCACGCCTTAAGAAGATCCCTGAGTACAAAGAATCATTTCAAACCATTACAAAGCGCAGTCTCATTACCTCAGATGATATCGCCGATATGATCGCCGAGTATGAAAAAACGCTTATTACACCCAACGCGAAATTCGATCTCTTTTTGAAAGGGAAATCAACACTATCGTATGAAGAGCAAGAGGGATATAATCTCTTTAAAACACTCGGATGCGCAACCTGCCATAACGGCGTGAATGTGGGAGGCAACTCTTTTCAAAAAATGGGAGTCATCATCCCTGTAAAATGGGATCAAAAGAGCAGCGACCGGTATGCCCTTACCAAGCGGGAGATAGATAAGAACGTTTATAAAGTCCCGACATTGCGCAATATTGCCCTGACCGCACCTTATTTTCATGACGGCAGTGCCCCGACCCTCAAGGATGCGGTTAAACGGATGTCATATCACAACCTGGGTATAACCCTTTCCGACCAAGAGTCAGCCTACATCATATCTTTTTTAAAAACACTCACCGGCAAACTTCCTAAAACGAGTCTATATCGATGA
- the trxA gene encoding thioredoxin, translating to MGKYVELTVSNFDEITKEGVSLVDFWAPWCGPCRMIAPVIEELAAEYEGKANICKVNTDEEQDIAVKYGIRSIPTILFFKNGEVVEQMVGAASKQAFADKLNALL from the coding sequence ATGGGTAAATACGTTGAATTGACAGTATCAAATTTTGATGAAATAACCAAAGAGGGTGTCTCATTGGTAGATTTTTGGGCTCCTTGGTGTGGACCTTGCCGTATGATCGCTCCGGTCATCGAAGAATTGGCGGCAGAATATGAAGGAAAAGCAAATATCTGTAAAGTAAATACAGATGAAGAGCAAGATATTGCGGTAAAATACGGTATCCGTTCTATTCCGACTATCCTTTTCTTTAAAAACGGCGAAGTCGTTGAACAAATGGTCGGTGCCGCATCAAAACAAGCGTTTGCTGATAAGCTGAACGCTCTACTGTAA
- a CDS encoding NAD(P)/FAD-dependent oxidoreductase: protein MLDCAIIGGGPAGLTAGLYTTRGGLDNVTMFEKGMPGGQITMSSEIENYPGVTGHITGMDLMIPWPEQCQRFGLKHEMSEVTRVARGEDGIFIIQKSDGTSDEAKSVIVCTGSAPKRAGFVGEDTFFGRGVSTCATCDGFFYKNKEVAVIGGGDTALEEALYLAKICTKVYLIHRRDSFRSAPNTIARVKGTPNIELVLNAVPEEVFGGAMGVDGIRVKLQDGSLRQIDVPGIFVFVGNNVNNQVLIQEDGSFLCDMTPWGEVKVDLSMKTSVPGLFAAGDMRESAPKQVVCAAGDGAVAALQAIAFVDGHH from the coding sequence ATGTTGGATTGTGCGATTATCGGGGGAGGACCTGCGGGACTTACTGCGGGACTTTATACTACACGCGGCGGCTTGGATAACGTAACAATGTTTGAAAAAGGGATGCCGGGCGGCCAGATTACAATGAGTTCTGAGATTGAAAATTATCCGGGTGTAACCGGACATATTACGGGAATGGATTTGATGATCCCGTGGCCGGAACAATGTCAGCGTTTCGGTCTGAAACATGAAATGTCGGAAGTGACTCGTGTCGCACGAGGTGAAGACGGTATTTTCATCATCCAGAAATCGGATGGAACAAGCGATGAGGCCAAGAGTGTTATTGTCTGTACCGGATCGGCTCCGAAGCGAGCCGGATTTGTCGGCGAAGATACATTTTTCGGACGCGGTGTCAGTACATGCGCAACCTGTGACGGCTTCTTTTATAAAAACAAAGAGGTTGCGGTTATCGGAGGGGGAGATACCGCACTGGAAGAGGCGCTCTATTTGGCAAAAATTTGTACCAAAGTCTATCTTATCCACCGCAGAGATTCGTTCCGTTCAGCACCCAATACTATTGCACGAGTCAAAGGGACTCCGAATATCGAATTGGTCCTAAATGCGGTCCCCGAAGAGGTTTTCGGCGGTGCAATGGGAGTGGACGGGATACGTGTAAAACTTCAAGACGGTTCACTTCGCCAAATCGATGTTCCGGGAATCTTTGTATTTGTCGGTAATAATGTGAACAATCAGGTATTGATTCAAGAAGACGGCTCTTTTTTATGTGACATGACTCCATGGGGAGAAGTGAAAGTCGATTTAAGTATGAAAACCTCTGTCCCAGGACTGTTCGCAGCCGGAGATATGCGTGAATCTGCTCCGAAACAGGTTGTTTGCGCAGCAGGTGACGGTGCGGTAGCTGCATTGCAGGCAATCGCGTTTGTGGATGGACATCATTA